From a single Epinephelus fuscoguttatus linkage group LG18, E.fuscoguttatus.final_Chr_v1 genomic region:
- the gal3st1b gene encoding galactosylceramide sulfotransferase has protein sequence MMSGIKRKKCTLLTWRTVLWVLLTNIMLLLYCLTNTTQVKIRGSKQDTCPLSMAKFLKKNVSTPSQSREACSPAFNIMFMKTHKTASSTILNILFRFGEKHKLKFAFPDGRNDFFYPSPFLCSQVKDYRPGDCFNIVCNHMRFDHQEVAKLLPSDAVYITILRDPVDLFESSFHYYHRAVPLTWRINGENKLAEFLNSPQTFYSPEAFNSFYLKNLLSFDFGFDNNLEADDPRVMRNIHNLSKLIDLVLVAEYFEESLILLKETLCWTMEDILYFKLNARRSSSVSRLTSELRAKALQWNGADWRLYQHFNATFWARVEAYGRDRMEQEVNELRRRNTEMRAICIEDGGAVEAQNIQDRRFLPWQPVGESSILGYNVKKNIDSRFRTICEKMLTPEIQYLSELGVNLWLTRLWGWFKDTVFSLT, from the exons ATGATGTCTGGTATCAAAAGAAAGAAGTGTACACTTTTAACATGGAGGACAGTTCTCTGGGTCTTATTGACCAacatcatgctgctgctgtattgCCTGACGAACACAACCCAAGTAAAGATCAG GGGCTCAAAACAAGACACGTGTCCTCTCAGTATGGCcaaatttttaaagaaaaatgtgaGCACACCTTCTCAGAGCAGAGAAGCGTGCTCCCCCGCATTCAACATCATGTTCATGAAGACCCATAAAACTGCCAGCAGCACCATACTCAACATCCTCTTCAGATTTGGAGAAAAGCACAAACTTAAATTCGCCTTCCCCGATGGGCGCAACGACTTCTTCTACCCGTCGCCTTTCCTGTGCTCCCAGGTGAAGGACTACAGGCCTGGAGACTGTTTCAACATTGTTTGTAACCACATGCGCTTCGACCATCAGGAAGTAGCCAAGCTCCTGCCTTCAGACGCTGTGTACATCACCATCCTACGTGACCCAGTGGATCTCTTTGAGTCGTCCTTCCACTATTATCACAGAGCGGTTCCTCTCACGTGGAGGATCAATGGAGAGAACAAACTGGCGGAGTTTCTAAACAGTCCTCAGACCTTCTACAGCCCAGAGGCCTTTAACTCATTCTACCTTAAAAATCTGCTCTCTTTTGACTTTGGTTTTGATAACAATCTGGAGGCTGATGATCCTCGTGTAATGAGGAATATTCATAACTTATCGAAACTTATTGATCTGGTTCTCGTAGCAGAATATTTCGAGGAGTCTCTTATCCTGCTTAAGGAGACACTGTGTTGGACCAtggaggacatactatactttaaACTCAATGCTCGCAGGAGCTCATCTGTATCTCGTCTTACCTCTGAGCTGAGAGCCAAAGCTTTACAGTGGAACGGAGCTGACTGGAGACTCTATCAGCACTTTAATGCTACCTTCTGGGCCAGAGTGGAGGCGTACGGGAGAGACAGAATGGAACAGGAGGTAAACGAGCTGAGGAGACGAAACACTGAGATGAGGGCCATCTGTATCGAGGATGGAGGTGCAGTTGAAGCCCAGAACATTCAGGACAGACGCTTCCTGCCCTGGCAGCCAGTTGGAGAGTCTTCAATTCTCGGATATAATGTGAAGAAAAATATTGATTCGAGATTCAGGACAATCTGTGAAAAAATGCTCACACCTGAAATACAGTACTTGTCAGAGCTGGGCGTGAACCTGTGGCTTACTAGACTGTGGGGTTGGTTTAAGGATACTGTTTTTAGTTTGACTTGA
- the LOC125906027 gene encoding cytochrome b-c1 complex subunit 9 produces MALAKSVYNLLFRRTSTFAITIMVGAVFFERIFDQGGDAIFEQMNRGKLWKHIKHNYENQDEE; encoded by the exons ATGGCGCTGGCAAAGTCCGTCTACAATCTGCTCTTCAGGAGAACGTCTACTTTCGCTATAACCATCATGGTTGGAGCGGTCTTCTTCGAGCGAATATTTGACCAAGGTGGCGACGCGATTTTTGAGCAAATGAATCGCGGG AAACTAtggaaacacatcaaacacaacTACGAGAACCAAGACGAGGAATAG
- the zmat5 gene encoding zinc finger matrin-type protein 5 yields the protein MGKRYYCDYCDRSFQDNMHNRKKHLNGVQHHRAKKAWYDYFRDSSAILYDEQTKKPCRKFLQKGICDFGPNCRFSHMSEEDLFNLKRQVEDERRHREGSVDRMIPGRSIEEWLSRREKKQTALSIKGDRENKEDSEEGQEESEILQQLLSISDLPPSLLPPPPGGWKFTENTEWG from the exons ATGGGGAAGAGATACTACTGTGACTACTGCGACCGGTCCTTTCAGGACAACATGCATAACAGGAAAAAACATCTAAATGGTGTTCAGCATCACCGAGCCAAAAAAGCCTGGTATGACTATTTCAGAG ACTCTTCAGCCATTCTGTATGACGAGCAAACAAAGAAACCCTGCAGGAAGTTTCTCCAAAAAG GAATTTGTGACTTTGGCCCGAACTGCAGGTTTTCCCACATGTCTGAAGAGGAtctgtttaatttaaaaagacagGTGGAAG ATGAGAGAAGGCACAGAGAGGGCTCTGTAGACAGAATGATACCCGGGCGAAGCATCGAAGAATGGCTCTCcagaagagaaaagaagcaaACTGCCCTCAGTATCAAAGG AGATCGGGAAAATAAGGAAGACAGCGAAGAGGGCCAAGAAGAAAGTGAAATACTTCAACagctcctctccatctctgaccTTCCACCCTCTCTCCTACCGCCTCCTCCAGGCGGATGGAAAttcacagagaacacagagtGGGGGTGA
- the cabp7b gene encoding calcium-binding protein 7, protein MPVRAVTTRFMYKGLCTIPDVLTYRTPVILPEDEVEEIREAFKVFDRDGNGFISKQELGMAMRSLGYMPNEVELEVIIQRLDIDGDGQVGFDEFVTLLGPKLSAAGMPDKFHGADFDSVFWKCDMQKLTVDELKRLLYDTFRDHLTMKDIENIIMTEESHLNSPELMCLLNLSTASPTQQEKHTCVRKSLICAFAIAFIISVMLIAANQMLRRGMK, encoded by the exons ATGCCAGTGCGTGCTGTGACCACCAGGTTCATGTACAAGGGACTTTGCACTATTCCAGATGTCCTCACCTACCGGACCCCTGTTATCctgcccgaggatgaggtggaaG AAATTCGTGAGGCTTTCAAAGTATTCGACCGAGATGGGAACGGCTTCATCTCAAAGCAGGAGCTGGGGATGGCCATGCGCTCTCTGGGCTACATGCCCAACGAGGTGGAGCTGGAGGTTATCATCCAAAGACTTGACATAGATG GTGATGGTCAAGTTGGCTTTGATGAATTTGTCACATTGCTTGGTCCTAAACTCTCGGCTGCTGGGATGCCTGATAAGTTCCACGGAGCTGACtttgattcagtgttttggAAG TGCGACATGCAGAAACTGACTGTGGACGAGCTTAAGAGACTGCTTTACGATACTTTCCGTGACCACCTCACCATGAAAGACATTGAGAACATCATCATGACCGAGGAGAGCCACCTGAACAGTCCAGA ACTAATGTGTCTTCTCAATCTTTCCACAGCAAGCCCAACACAACAGGAGAAACACACGTGTGTGCGTAAAAGCCTGATTTGTGCCTTCGCCATTGCGTTCATCATCAGCGTTATGCTCATCGCAGCCAATCAAATGCTCCGCAGAGGAATGAAGTAA